A single Bos mutus isolate GX-2022 chromosome 25, NWIPB_WYAK_1.1, whole genome shotgun sequence DNA region contains:
- the LOC102277525 gene encoding olfactory receptor 7A17, whose product MEPWNLTGVSEFVLLGFSKEEELQTLIFVIFLSMYLITVFGNLLIILATVYDSHLHTPMYFFLSNLSFADICFTTTTVPKMLVNIQTQSKVITYAGCITQMYFFLFFSELDIYLLTVMAYDRFVAICHPLHYMVIMNPRLCGLLLLVTWIISVLHSLLQSLMVLRLSCTDVEIPHFFCELNQMVQLACCDTFLNNMVMYFAAVLLASGPLAAIRFSYSKIVSSICGISSAQGKQAAFSTCMSHLSVVSLFFCTSLGVYLSSAATHRSHSSAKASVMYAVVTPMLNPFIYSLRNKDIKGALKRFLGMAVIKGTVVTGLKSCL is encoded by the coding sequence ATGGAACCATGGAATCTTACAGGAGTTTCAGAAtttgttcttctggggttttcAAAGGAAGAAGAATTACAGACACTCATATTTGTGATTTTCCTCTCCATGTACCTGATCACTGTGTTTGGAAATCTGCTCATCATCCTGGCCACCGTCTATGACTCCCACCTCCACacgcccatgtacttcttcctttccaacctgTCCTTCGCAGACATCTGTTTTACCACCACTACTGTCCCCAAGATGCTGGTGAACATCCAGACACAGAGCAAAGTCATAACCTATGCAGGTTGCATCACCCAGATGtactttttcctattcttttcagAGTTGGACATCTATCTTTTGACTGTGATGGCCTATGACAGGTTTGTGGCCATCTGTCATCCCTTGCATTACATGGTTATCATGAACCCCCGACTCTGTGGACTGCTGCTTCTGGTGACCTGGATTATAAGTGTCTTGCATTCACTGTTACAAAGCCTAATGGTGTTGCGACTGTCCTGCACAGATGTGGAAATCCCCCACTTTTTCTGTGAACTCAATCAGATGGTCCAACTTGCCTGCTGTGACACCTTTCTTAACAACATGGTGATGTATTTTGCAGCTGTGCTGCTGGCTAGCGGTCCCCTGGCTGCTATCCGTTTCTCATACTCGAAGATCGTTTCCTCCATATGTGGAATCTCATCAGCTCAGGGGAAGCAAGCAGCGTTTTCCACCTGCATGTCTCACCTCTCGgttgtctctttatttttttgtacaaGCCTAGGAGTGTACCTTAGCTCAGCTGCTACCCACAGATCACACTCAAGTGCAAAAGCTTCAGTGATGTATGCCGTGGTCACGCCCATGCTAAACCCCTTCATCTACAGTCTGAGGAATAAAGACATAAAGGGGGCTCTGAAAAGATTCTTGGGGATGGCAGTTATAAAAGGGACAGTGGTCACAGGGCTGAAGAGTTGCCTATGA